gattaatattTGTGAAACCTTTTTGccttttattcttttttttttgtaattttttaaaaaaaaaaaaaattaaataaaataaaatttaaaataaaaaaaaacaaaaattaaaaaaaaatattattattttttagcaTTGAAAAATTGACATTTTGTGACACTTTTCAAATAAacttaaaaaagattttcaaaTCTAGATTTTAAATTcgataattataatatttttttttttttttattacaataatggttttttttttactttatttttgggaatttattaataatttatgatTATTTTCGTAATAGTtgaaactttatttttatttttttttttttttttttttaattttttattttttttttttttataataataaaacaaggggttaaaaaattaagttttactattttttaattttttttttttttttttttttttttttttactgttttttttttactgttTTTTTATCTTAAAAACTAACCCTTTTAGGTGTGCCTGtgtcacttttttttttttagaaatttttcGAAAATAGAAAAGAATAGGATCACAACAAttcttgaatattttttttttttttttttttttttttttttttttttttttttttaattttatttttattttatttgtttaatttcatttatttttcaaatggtttttgttattgattttttttttttttttttattattttattatttttttaattttttttttctttcctttgtgttaaattaaaataataacttgTGAAagtaaatatctttttatttttatttattatcataataataaaagtgtGAGAAAATTGTTGTAAAAGTATCTtaagatattattttttaagttattattagaaagaaaaaaaaaaataaaaaaataaaataaaaataaaaataatttaattttttttttattttaattattttttattttaattttttgttgaaattaattccaaaaaaaaaatatttatttttagtgaCCAATTAGGGTgatttgagaaaaaaaaaataaaaaaaaaaaattgaaaataatccaaaaaaaaaaaaaaaaaaaaaaaaaaatttaattttattaaattattttattattattttattattatatatattttttttatctttattaattttcatgAATTACTAAACGATTTTCGTTTAAACCCAAAAATTGGTCACTAACATCCAACTCACTCACCAATTGatgaattgattttaaaattgattgattataaAGTAATGACTTTGGTAATGGTGGATTTGATTTAACTTgataaatctatttttaaattaaaaaaaaaaaaaaaaaaaaaaaaaaaaatggtaaatataaatataatcaaatgttaatttttttttttttttttttttttttttttttaaaaaatacatacattATCTTGAAACTCTTtatgtaaataaaaagtagCATGACAAAAGATAAATCTAATAATGAAAGATCTTAAGAAATCATCcaataaaaagaaagaaaaggaTGGATGTAAATCAACACATTCAAACAATAATTTTGAGATGATCTCTAAACTGTTTTGAGCCAATAAACTAATgttattaaatgtttttgaTGGTATCTTATTGCCACAAGAGATATCACAAAAAGCACTAATTGGATCGTGTAAAAAgaatgtaaataaattaccacattttaaatttgataccaattctaaaaataaatgatagaaaataaagatatcaATAAATATGTATATTGTATGTGagatatataaataatgtaCATACTCTTTGGTATTGATTGTGGGGATAATAGTGAAACGAATGGTTGATTAAATGTTGGAAGTTCATTGAAAATATCACTTGATTGAGAGTTcacaattaaaaagaatggtTTTCTAcaaaatggtaataaatcCATTGGATATAATGATTCAACCTTTGTATTGAAAGGTGcttcattatatttataaattggaatatttgatgttgttgatgttgaagttgagtttgttgttgttgtagtggtggtggtttgaGCTGTTAcatttgttgctgttgttgtagtgGTTGGAACTGTTACATTTGTTGtagtattgttgttgttattatttactgTTGGTGAATTTATTGCTTGTGAGGGTTTTTGCATATTTAATGTTAAACCTTTTGtaaacaatttattatataatggatttgttgctgttgctgttgtagtAATTggaatatttgtatttgaatCATCAATCAATGATGGTACAGTTTCTTGTTGaattgatggtggtggttgtatATGTTGATTTACATGATTATCTTCATTTGTGAAACCATCAGCACAAATATAGAGTAACATTGCTTTATTATCACCCAATTCCTTGAATgaatatgataaaaataataatatttgtgaAATTGTTGGCCTATACAATAAGTATTTATGTGGATTCCTTTTCTTAATTCcactaccattaccattttgttgttgttgttgttgatgatgtaaATGTTGTTGAAGTGGTTGTGAGGGTATTGTTGTGTTTTGTTGATCTGTTCCattattcttttcttttgCCTCTgctgcttgttgttgttgttgttgttgtaatgctgttaattgttgttttaatttcatatcattttcttttgcTTCACTCATTGGTTCATATTCTAATGATTGTGTCATTCTAAACATATCTAATGTAATTTCACTAAatttaatctatttttttttttttttttttttttttttttttttaatattattttttaaaatatattaaataatgataatatctATTGTTTACTATATTAATTACTTACTTGATTTTGTTGACTTCCAACTAAAATTGCTTGTTGTAAAATTTGAGTAGATTCTAATGGGAAAGGTGGTGATGGgcaatttaaatgatttaaacgATGTGATTGAACTGTATTATTTGTAtgttcaccattattattgttgctattgctattattatttataatattaccaCTATTTGTTAAAGATGGTGATTGATTTGTATCAGAGAAAGTTGCACATTGATCAGCTTGtaagaaagaaaagatttCTTGTAATACTAAACTCCATTCTTGAGCATCAGAtggtttataaattttagtATAATCATTAACATGTTTTAATAACTCTTCAATTAAATCGAATACtactttctttttatttaataataaacaaactaCAATGAATCTTGCATAGTAACGTAATTGTTTAACCATCATATCTGGTGTTTTATCTAATGAAACATCTTTAAAATATGATCTTAATCTAATAGCTtcataaaatatatatgattcatttaaataatttgtgtCACTAGttcttaaataataatgataatataatctttataattattgataataataatagtttgaaattagtatttaaatatatatatatatatatatgtaaattataatttacatTGAGACTTACTGTCCAATTTTTGAAGCGATTTCACCAATTTCACATCTTTTTAGAccatattttgatttatcttCAAGAATTGAAcgatattgttgttgaaatttcCATAATTTTGTATAGAGTTCAAATGTTTTTTGAAAGAATGGTTGCCATTGTCTACCAAATTGTGGAAGATCTCTTAATCCTATAAATAATCTTTGTGATTTTCTTAATAAATGttcaaatgttttaataatctCTGTGGGTAATACTGTTATTGGTTGTGCTGATGTtgatgaagttgttgttgttgttgaattattgGGTGGTGATGTATGACCAGTTGCACTATTTTCTGATTTTATTGGTGTTactgttttattattattattatttaaatcatcagttgttgttgatgattttgtagtgatttccattatttaatttataaatacaatGCAatgtatttaattaatatgaaaaaaaaaatataaaaaaataaaaacacaaaaatattaaaaaaaaaaaaattaaaaaaaaaaaaaaattgaaaaaaaaaaaaatatatttttttttttgtttttattaatttggatccctttttattaatatagtatttttttttttttttgtttttatttattttatttttttttttttttttttttttttttattattataaagcAATTGCACGGAAATCATTAGCCAAACTACCAATTACACCAAATGCATCAAATTTATCTTGTTTTTCATTGAATGTTCCCAAAATAAAAgttgttttagttttttcaAGTGAAAATCCACATTTggttttagaattaaaaccGTAAATAGAATATTTTGATACACCTTCAACAATATAACCGTCACCCAATAATTCAATACCACAATTTGCAACCacttctttatttaattgaccCAATGgagttttttcaaaatattttgataaattaataccTTGTTTTGGAAATGATTtggtattaatatttttatttgtaattacaATTCCattcaaatcaaaaataacaaCACCACTAATATAATCatgttcaaataaatttgtaataatttgtttCCAAAATTGACCAccatcttcattttcaattacatcatttaaattttttttattattattattattatcgttaCTACCACCAgcttcattatttaaaattttttttttattttcattttgtttattattattattattttttttggaagTTCTGattgacattttttttttttttttttttttttttaatagaatctaataatataataaatttttattgttacaaaaaaaaaaaaaaaaacaataacaaaaaaaaaaaaaaaaatacaaaagtacaaaaaaaaaaaaaaaataaataaataaaattagtaaaataataaattaaaataataagtGAAATATATTACAAAAATATTTCATAGAGGTGTGGGtgtgttaataaaaaaaatatgaaaaaaacaaGTTTGGGGGTTTGAATATATGCCATTGCTTTGTTTGgtggtttaaataaataataataataataataatagtaataataataataaaaaaaaaaaaaaaaaaagaatattcattaatattagaaaaaaaaaaaaagatttcagTTTTGAaccaaaataaatcaataattttatatttccaATAATCCCTCCTCATAggggagaaaaaaaaaaataaaaaataaaaataaaataaagtgtttaaaaataaaaaataaaaataaaataaattttttttttttttttttttttttctcttttaatcCTCAAATTGtctaaaaagaattttattattaaaaaatcgaTCATCAATTATAacttttgtttattttatttttattaattaattttatttatttttttattttttttttatttttttttttttaattttcaaaaaaaaaaaaaaaaaaaaaaaaaaaaaaaaaaaaacgataattttttatttttttttattttgttaaatatttctttttttttttttttttggttttaaaaaattatatatattatttatatatatattttatttatatattaaaaaatggcaaaaataattaaaccaCCAACACAAGAAGAAATGAGAGATTtaacatcattattatcatcaggTGAACCATATGAAATATTAGGATGTGATCCTGATTCAACACAAAAAGAAATAACAAAAAGATATAGAGATTTAGCAAGAAAACATCACCCAGATAAACAACAgcataatggtaataataaaaacgaTGGTGGTGATATGATGACAAAGATTAACAATGCATACAAGTTACTCTCAAATGAAAGATTTAAAGAAGTCTATGACGTCTATCTATTACAAGAGATGATGATGGATGGtgatggtagtggtagtggtggtgttgaTTTTGATACAGATAGAATATATCGTGAAGCTAGATTCAAAAACATCTTATTAACCTCACTTGGACTCTTATTCAACACTTTCTCAATCCCATTCAGAACTATAGCTGTTGTAATTCAATCAAATCCAACCATAATCAAACCAATGACTGTACTAAAATCAATGACCAAAGGACACGGTTTCTTCAAAGGTCTATTCAGGGGCACCGCCTTCCTCCTCTCTTCATCAGTATTAGAATTAATTCGTgagaaatcaattgaaacttcatttaaatatattgacaatttaataataccatcatcatcatcatctgacagtggtagtggtagtggtggtagtaaaaaattacaaattttaaaatcatttataaatatattcacTAAAGCAATATTAAATTTCCCAATTCGTATGATtggtaatattttaatattgtcACCACCTGGGTATGGTGTATTTAGAGTTATTAAGGATGTAATATTACGTTATGATCAAGCCACCACTGGTAATATCATTATGAGCGTTAGCAATGGTAGAGCCCCGCCAATTCAGTGGAAGAATTTATTCTACTCGTTGGGTTATTCATTGGCAATTGTTTATAGTAAAAAGTTGATTATAAAAGGTTTGAAGGTTATTGATATTCATGTTTACGAAGGTAGTATCAAAGATCCAAATAGTAAACTCTATCGTTACTCAAACTATCTCCTTAGTAAAACTTTATTCCGTGTCGCTTTGCAAACCATCCTCGTTAATCCATTCGATGTTTTGCATTCTCAATATCCACGTATCCTTTTAGATAGTTGGTTAAATGGTTCCATACCTGTACCTGTTGCTCAGAATCCAATCTCATTGGCAATCGATATCTATCgctcaaataataatagtataactaaattctttaatggTGTAATTCCATTATTCTTTTGTAAGATTTTCGAAGATTTTTGTGAGCAATGTGATGTTAGTGATATTGATGATTATGAAGATGACGATATTTatgcttaaaaaaaaaataaaaaataaaaaataaaaaataaaaaataaaaaaagaactaaaaatagaaattttaaaaatttaaaaaaaaaaactaaaaatagaaattttttaaatattaaaaaaaaaaaaactaatattcAAGATTGGAATTCATTATTactgttttgttttttttttttttgcttttataccaaaaaaataataataacgtttaattaaaaaaaaaataaaacttctCAAATAGCCAAGATATTCCtgatttttctttaaataaagatattagaaaaaaaaaaataaaaaaataaaataataaaataaaaataaaaattttaaaaaaaaaattttattttataaaaaaaaaaataaaaaaatagaaaaaccaaataaaaaaaaaaattacaaaaaaaaaaaaaaaaaaaaaaaaaaactcacacattttaaattaaagaaacaattagtaaattatttatttcaaaaggaaaaataaaaaaaataaaaaaaataaaaaaaaataaaaaaaataaaaaaataaagggataggaaaaataaataaaaaaaaaaaaaaaaaaaaaaaaaggttacaaaaaaaataaaaaataaaaaaaaaaaaaaacaaaaaaaaaaaaaaaaaaaggaaaaaaaaaaaaaaaaaaaaacttattcttaaaaaaaaaaaaaaaaatgaatatctCACCACCGCCACCTCTATCACATCCACACCACTCATATTCCAGTcaccaaaacaacaacaacaacaataacaaccaCCATCATAGCTCTAACAGCCATAGTCATCACAGTAATAGCAATATGTACTctcagcaacaacaacaacaacaacaaccgccgccaccaccaccatcccAGCaacatcatttaaattatcataacACTTCaactccaccaccacctccaccatTACAACATCATAGTGGTCACAATAATTCATACCATCATCAATATAGTAGTGTGACGCAACCAAGTATAGTTATAAGCCATTATCCgccaccacctccaccacctCCAACGGTGCCACCTCCTCCACCTCCATTAccttcaaataatacaatcgaacaacaacaacaacaacactaTAACAACTCTTTTCAATCCAATGTACcatataataatcaacaacactCACCTCAACAAACCACcccatcaaaaaaaaataatccgCATGCttctcaaaataataaaaattgtatgtttaataattaaatcgtattttatttagtagtgaaaatatataaataaaaaataaaaaataaatagtaataacaataataaaaataaaaaacaaaaaaaaaacaataaataataaataataataataataacaataataaaaaataaataaaaaaacaataaataataataataataataataataataataatgatataaattTACTAACAAAtcctattaatattaaatagttaaaaaacaaaacccATTCAATGGAAATACTACTGGTAACTCTACAGTTGTTTCAAAAAGTTTAACACCACCCTCtcataataatgtaaataataacaataataataataataataataataataataataataataataataataataataataataataataataacaataacaacaataataatagcggtaagaaatataaaaatgatcAAAGAAAAAGGTCATCAAGTGATAGTAATGCAAAACGTAATGGAGGTGGTAATGACTattataatcataataactattacaataataataataataataataataataatcaccaccatcatcatcattcaaatagtaatagtaattattataattcaaCTGCCGAAAACTATAATAACAATGgctattataataataacaataataacaataataatggtaataataataacaataataatggtaataataataataacaataataataatgaaccaATATTCTTTAAGGATTCTGATAAAGCAATACCAGAACTAATGAAAGAATATTTAGGTAGCTACTCTGAAGTTCATTTGGATCCTCATCCTCAACCAAATATTTACgcaatattaaaagaatatttaaaagatttctCTGCTCATAaagaagaaagagaaagaaataaatatcaaCCAACAAGATGGCAAGAATATGctataaaactttttatgTATACTgtatgtattattaaaaattacaaattaaaaattaaaaataataataataaaataaacaaattaacTAACccaaaagtttttttttatttattattatatatttttagttgaaattaaaagaatttgaatATGCTATtcataaaaatgatttacaaAGCTTATTAAACAGGGCAAAGAGTCATAAAGAGATTGAATTGGagaatattatcaataactATATATCAACAATCAGTAATAACAATTGATCTGTAAAAGGATggattcaaaaaaaaaaaaaaaaacaaaataaataaaataagaaaGCAACgacaaaaactaaaaaataaaaaataaaatatataaacaacactaataaaaaaaaaaaaaataaaaaatcatatgataaatttgtattaataatgtaatttcattataaatATCCACATACATTTATcatctttatatttattctaattaaaattgataatgtactacaagtttttttttttttaatctttttattttatggaTTATAGTGTTACATATTATccatctttttattttttatttttttattttttttttttatttatttatctgTATGTCTTGTTcataaaaaattgtaaataaagttgttgttgttgttgttgtgtaattgttgttttattattgaattgCGTCGTTTTGAGTTTTCTTTATACATTCatgttgtttgtttgtttatttgtttatttgttttttttttttttttttttttggatataaaaaaaaaaaattatatatatatttaataaaatgatagtaattttaatttttctttctGCTAATTTTTTCTTcctataaatattataaaaaaaatatacatattaatatttcataGTTtcgttttatttaaaactattattgtaattccgtatatatttttttttttttttttttttttttttttttttttttttgggtaaaacatatgtatatatataatttcttgaccaaaattatcaattaatttgattgataataataataataattaataatttaaacttactttaaataaaacGTGTTGTCTAATTACTGGATCATATTTTCTAAGTAATAACTTTTTAGTGCTGAGTAAAGCACTTTTGGTTGTTCTATAAAAGTAACCAGTATTGGCTGATGAAaccattttaataattactgtactaatctttttaattggtgtacccatttttatattaaactTTTATGTGTGATttgtaaaattgaaataataaaaaatattgatcaaaaaaaaaaaaaaaaaaaaaaaaaaaaaaatgaaatgaaaataaaaaaaaaaaaataaaataaaaaaaataaaaaaaaaaaaaacgaaaaaaaaaaaagcaatcattttatttattccaaTGTTTAGTAATAATTATGGAAATTTACCAATTTATTAGATGTAAccatttggaaaaaaaaaaaaataaaataaaaaaaaaataaataaaaaaaaatgtttaaaaattataaataaaaaataaaataaaaaaaaaaaaaagaaaaatggtctcttcaaaaaaattactttatctattattattattttaaaaatagagtgaaataaataaaataaataaaatttaagttttaaaaaactagttttaaataaccattttttattaaatatccAATATTCATTActccaatttatttaaaaatatccaaatatgaaaaaaaaattttaatttggaatttttaattagtgtttaggaaaaaaaaaaaaaaaaaaaaaaaatacaaaaaaaaaaataaaaaaataaaaaaaaagatggttTGGAAACCCaattttattgtaaaaaaaaaaaaatcattttcaaaaatgaaaaaaaaattaaaaaaaaaaaaaaaaaatctcaactttttttttttttttttttttttttcttcattattaacattattttaaaaaaatacaataatttatatagGATGGATTTACAAGCAGAATACATTTCATTGAAAAAGGTATTGACATAACATAACCCCTTACactaaatcattattaaaaaaaatatctttttttttttttttttttaatttttttttttttttttttttttttttttttttttttgatattttaaaaataaaaaatgttattaaaaaaaaaactttaataataataataataataataataaaaaaaacccatTACAACACAATAAAAtagatatattaaaattttaatatattaaccttttttttttttccccaaaaaaattttttttaataaaatctaaaaataataataaataataaataaataaatcaaaaatcaaaaatggCACAGGAAATTGCATATCTTTCAGAATTAGCAAAATTAGTTCAAGAAACAGCTTCAATTAGAAAAGAATTGGAATCAATTAGAGTCGAAGCAAATAAAGTACAATCTGCTCCAAAATCAACTCCAGCACCAGTTGAAACTAAACCAACTCCAGCACCAGCACCAACTTCAGTACCACATGTTGCAGCATCAACTAAACCAGCAGCAGTAGCACCAAAAACTGTTGTTGCACCAACTCCAACTCCAACTCCAGCACCAGCAGTTGAAAGTAAACCAGTTGATACAAGAACAACccaagaaaaattaaatacaatTTCATCAGTTAAACAAGTTGTTACAACACCAGCTGGTTTCAGAGTAACAGGTTCTCCAGCTCCAACTCCAACACCAACTCCAGCACCAGCtaaaacttcaacaacaccaGTTTCATTCAATTCACCAGCAAAACCAGCTCCATCAACAGCCAAAGATGGTGTTTCTCCACAAATTGtaagtttattaaattttttttttaaatcatagAAATATTaagattattaatactaatttCCAATCttaaattccttttttttttttttttttcatttttttatttagaaaaCAATTGTTGATGCAGTTAAAGCTAAATCTAAAGTAGACAAGACAATGGATCCAACTAAACTTGAAAACTATTTATCAGAATCAGACTTTTTGGTTGTATTTGATTGTTCATTAGCTGAGTTccaaaaattaccaaaatgGAAACAAGATagtaaaaagaaagaaactggtatttattaaattatttttagttttttttacctttttttacACAACAACATTTAAGTGTATGTGTAGGATTTGatattaagaaaaaaaaaaaaaaaaaaaaaaaaaaaaaaaaaaaatataggtCTTTGGTAATTGGTTTTATgtcaaataattaatattaatttttttttttttaattgaaaaaaaaaaaaaaaaaaaaaaaaaagatttttttaaaattaaaataaatatttattttatatgttgtaatattaaaaaaaaaaaaaaaaacattatttgttttctattcttttttttattttgttattttgttatttttttactttatattattattattttaaaatgttgGTAAAAATTGGAAAACTTTGTTGATCAGAATTTtcaacaaagaaaaaaaaaggaaatatgaaaattttttaaaaattt
This region of Dictyostelium discoideum AX4 chromosome 3 chromosome, whole genome shotgun sequence genomic DNA includes:
- a CDS encoding profilin/allergen superfamily protein, yielding MSIRTSKKNNNNNKQNENKKKILNNEAGGSNDNNNNNKKNLNDVIENEDGGQFWKQIITNLFEHDYISGVVIFDLNGIVITNKNINTKSFPKQGINLSKYFEKTPLGQLNKEVVANCGIELLGDGYIVEGVSKYSIYGFNSKTKCGFSLEKTKTTFILGTFNEKQDKFDAFGVIGSLANDFRAIAL
- the mrpl33 gene encoding ribosomal protein L33, mitochondrial, which encodes MGTPIKKISTVIIKMVSSANTGYFYRTTKSALLSTKKLLLRKYDPVIRQHVLFKEEKISRKKN
- a CDS encoding heat shock protein DnaJ family protein — its product is MAKIIKPPTQEEMRDLTSLLSSGEPYEILGCDPDSTQKEITKRYRDLARKHHPDKQQHNGNNKNDGGDMMTKINNAYKLLSNERFKEVYDVYLLQEMMMDGDGSGSGGVDFDTDRIYREARFKNILLTSLGLLFNTFSIPFRTIAVVIQSNPTIIKPMTVLKSMTKGHGFFKGLFRGTAFLLSSSVLELIREKSIETSFKYIDNLIIPSSSSSDSGSGSGGSKKLQILKSFINIFTKAILNFPIRMIGNILILSPPGYGVFRVIKDVILRYDQATTGNIIMSVSNGRAPPIQWKNLFYSLGYSLAIVYSKKLIIKGLKVIDIHVYEGSIKDPNSKLYRYSNYLLSKTLFRVALQTILVNPFDVLHSQYPRILLDSWLNGSIPVPVAQNPISLAIDIYRSNNNSITKFFNGVIPLFFCKIFEDFCEQCDVSDIDDYEDDDIYA
- a CDS encoding UPF0682 family protein, which gives rise to MEITTKSSTTTDDLNNNNNKTVTPIKSENSATGHTSPPNNSTTTTTSSTSAQPITVLPTEIIKTFEHLLRKSQRLFIGLRDLPQFGRQWQPFFQKTFELYTKLWKFQQQYRSILEDKSKYGLKRCEIGEIASKIGQLYYHYYLRTSDTNYLNESYIFYEAIRLRSYFKDVSLDKTPDMMVKQLRYYARFIVVCLLLNKKKVVFDLIEELLKHVNDYTKIYKPSDAQEWSLVLQEIFSFLQADQCATFSDTNQSPSLTNSGNIINNNSNSNNNNGEHTNNTVQSHRLNHLNCPSPPFPLESTQILQQAILVGSQQNQIKFSEITLDMFRMTQSLEYEPMSEAKENDMKLKQQLTALQQQQQQQAAEAKEKNNGTDQQNTTIPSQPLQQHLHHQQQQQQNGNGSGIKKRNPHKYLLYRPTISQILLFLSYSFKELGDNKAMLLYICADGFTNEDNHVNQHIQPPPSIQQETVPSLIDDSNTNIPITTTATATNPLYNKLFTKGLTLNMQKPSQAINSPTVNNNNNNTTTNVTVPTTTTTATNVTAQTTTTTTTTNSTSTSTTSNIPIYKYNEAPFNTKVESLYPMDLLPFCRKPFFLIVNSQSSDIFNELPTFNQPFVSLLSPQSIPKKLVSNLKCGNLFTFFLHDPISAFCDISCGNKIPSKTFNNISLLAQNSLEIISKLLFECVDLHPSFSFFLLDDFLRSFIIRFIFCHATFYLHKEFQDNIYQVKSNPPLPKSLLYNQSILKSIHQLVSELDVSDQFLGLNENRLVIHEN
- a CDS encoding villin headpiece domain-containing protein (Similar to VHP); this translates as MAQEIAYLSELAKLVQETASIRKELESIRVEANKVQSAPKSTPAPVETKPTPAPAPTSVPHVAASTKPAAVAPKTVVAPTPTPTPAPAVESKPVDTRTTQEKLNTISSVKQVVTTPAGFRVTGSPAPTPTPTPAPAKTSTTPVSFNSPAKPAPSTAKDGVSPQIKTIVDAVKAKSKVDKTMDPTKLENYLSESDFLVVFDCSLAEFQKLPKWKQDSKKKETGIY